GGCTTGTGGAGCGCGTTGGCGTCCACGCCGCCGGACAGGATCTTGCCGGACGCGGGCACCACCGTGTTGTAGGCGCGCGCCAGACGGGTGATGGAGTCCAGCAGGATGCAGACGTCGTACTTCTGCTCGACCAGGCGCTTGGCCTTGTCGATGACCATCTCCGCCACCTGCACGTGGCGCGTGGCGGGCTCGTCGAAGGTGGAGGACACCACCTCGCCGCGCACGCTGCGCTCCATGTCCGTCACTTCCTCCGGGCGCTCGTCCACGAGCAGCACGATGAGGTAGACGTCCGGGTGGTTGCGGCTGATGGCGTGCGCGATGTTCTGCAAGAGCACCGTCTTGCCGGCCTTCGGAGGCGCCACGATGAGGCAGCGCTGGCCCAGGCCGATGGGGCAGAACATGTCGATGATGCGCGTGGTCATCTCCGACGACTCGTGCTCCAGCTTGAGCTTGCGCGTCGGATAGAGCGGCGTGAGGTTGTCGAACAGGATGCGCTCGCGCGCCGCGTCCGACATGGGGTCCGCGAAGTTGACCTTGTCCACCTTCTGCAGCGCGAAGAAGCGCTCGCCCTCGCGGGGCTGGCGGATGGGGCCCGTCACCGTGTCGCCGGGCCGCAGGTTGAAGCGGCGCACCTGCGACGGCGACACGTAGATGTCGTCCGGGGACGGCTGGTAGTCGCTGTCCGCGCTGCGCAGGAAACCGAAGCCGTCGCTGAGCAGCTCCAGCACGCCTTCCGCGTGGACCTCGAAGCGCTTGTCGGCGATGCCGCCCAGCAGCGCGAAGATGAGGTCCTGCTTCTTCAGCCCCTGGTAGCCCTCGATGCCCGTGTCGTGGGCCATCTTCGCCAGGTCGACGATCTTCATCCGCTTCAGGTCATTGAGCTTGATGACCTGCATCGGGGTGCCGTCGCGCTCGACCTCCGTGATGGCGGGGCCTTCCGCGGACTCCTGCGGGGCGGCGGGAGCGGCCTCCTCGGCGGGCGTCTCCTCCTCCGTGCCGCGCAGCTCCTGGAGCTCGTCGTCACGCACGGGACGGGAGATGGGAGTGAGCACCGGACGGGGCGCTTCCGCGGCGACCTCGGGGGCCTCGGCCTCCTCGGCGGGAGCCTCTTCACGGCGAGCCGGCGCACGGCGAGACCGGGGCGCGGGCTTCTCCGCCTCCTTCGCCGCAGCGCGCTTGCGCCGGGGCTTCTCCTCGGTGAACGCGGGCTCGACTACCTTCTCTCGGGGGGAACGGGCTTTGGCCATGACGGTCTGCGAACGGAAGTAGGGGGGAAGCGCCCGAAGGCTCGGGCAGGCTGTACGCGGGACGGCGATCCGTCCGCGCGGCGCTCGGAAGCACCTTCCAGGGGGCAGCACCACCCAAGTCCTGGGAACGGACCGGAGGGCGCGTGGGCCTGTGGTTGGGAAGAGACGGCGCCGGGGGAACCCCTGCGCCAGGAACCGCGCTGGAAACTATTGACCGCCCCCAGAGCTGTCAAGGCATCCGTGCCTGGCTCTGTCCCGTTTTTCAGGGGGTTGCACTGGAGGGCGGGGGGATTGCGAACAGGGAATCCGCTATGTAGCTGAAATTCGGGCCTAATGGGGCGGCGGATGCGCTCTCTTGCCGTGAACACGCGCCCCCGGGTTCCCCTTCCCGAGCGCGTGAAGCGGCCCTGTCAGGTGGTGCCGGTAGAGTGCTCCTCCTCCAACGCGGGGCGTGCGCAACTGGCCGCGCCCCTGAATTGGGGTAAGGACACACCCCGTGGACACCTTCCCGAAAGCCGAAGCCCGCGCCCGAGCGCTCCGTCAGGAGCTGGCCCACCACAACCACCGCTACTACGTGCTGGACGCGCCGGAAATCAGCGACAGCCAGTACGACAAGCTGATGCGTGAGCTCCAGGGGCTGGAGGAGCAGTACCCGCAGCTCGTGACGCCGGACTCGCCCACCCAGCGCGTGGGCGGCGCGGCGGTGGAGGACTTCGGGCAGGTGGTGCACACCACGCAGATGCTGTCGCTGGCGAACATCTTCGATGACGCCGGGCTCACGGAGTTCGACGAGCGCATCCGCAAGCTGACGGGCCTGTCGCAGGTGGGCTACGTGTGCGAGCCCAAGCTGGACGGCCTGGCCATCTCCTTGAGATTCGAGGACGGCCGCTTCGTGCAGGGCGCCACGCGCGGCGACGGCACCACCGGCGAGGACGTCACGGGCAACCTGCGCACCATCAAGAGCCTGCCCCTGGAGCTGTTCCCCCAGGACGGCGTGAAGGTGCCCAGGCGGCTGGAGGTGCGCGGTGAGGTCTTCATCCGCAAGGAGGACTTCCGCAAGCTCAACGAGAAGCGCGAAGAGGCGGGCGAGGCGCTCTTCGCCAACCCGCGCAACGCCGCCGCGGGCAGCCTGCGCCAGCTGGACCCCAGGGAGACCGCCGCCCGGCCCCTGTCCGTCTACCTGTATGAATGCGTGCCCGGCGACGGCGTGCCCGCCTTCAAGACGCACACAGAGAAGCTGGAGTACCTGAGGACGCTGACCCTGCCCATCAACCGCTACCAGCACGCGGACGGGGCGGACGGGGTGCGCCAGCGCTACGACGAGTCCCTGAAGGGCCGCCACGCCCTGCCCTTCGAAGTCGACGGCATGGTGGTGAAGGTGGACGACGAGGACCTGCGCCGCCGCCTGGGCCAGGTGTCCAAGAGCCCTCGCTGGGCGGTGGCCTACAAGTTCCCGCCGGAGGAGGAGTCCACCACGGTGGAGGACATCGGCATCCAGGTGGGCCGCACGGGCGCGCTCACGCCGGTGGCGCACCTGAAGCCGGTGAAGGTGGGCGGCGTGACGGTGTCGCGCGCCACGCTGCACAACGAGGACGAGCTGCGCCGCAAGAACGTGCGCAAGGGCGACACCGTCTTCGTGCGCCGCGCGGGCGACGTGATTCCAGAGATTGTCTCCGTGGT
This DNA window, taken from Corallococcus coralloides DSM 2259, encodes the following:
- the rho gene encoding transcription termination factor Rho: MAKARSPREKVVEPAFTEEKPRRKRAAAKEAEKPAPRSRRAPARREEAPAEEAEAPEVAAEAPRPVLTPISRPVRDDELQELRGTEEETPAEEAAPAAPQESAEGPAITEVERDGTPMQVIKLNDLKRMKIVDLAKMAHDTGIEGYQGLKKQDLIFALLGGIADKRFEVHAEGVLELLSDGFGFLRSADSDYQPSPDDIYVSPSQVRRFNLRPGDTVTGPIRQPREGERFFALQKVDKVNFADPMSDAARERILFDNLTPLYPTRKLKLEHESSEMTTRIIDMFCPIGLGQRCLIVAPPKAGKTVLLQNIAHAISRNHPDVYLIVLLVDERPEEVTDMERSVRGEVVSSTFDEPATRHVQVAEMVIDKAKRLVEQKYDVCILLDSITRLARAYNTVVPASGKILSGGVDANALHKPKRFFGAARNIEEGGSLTIIGTALIDTGSRMDEVIFEEFKGTGNSEIVLDRKLMEKRIFPTLDINKSGTRKEELLLSQADLVRITALRQVLHPFTPIDAMEFVLKHMRPTAANAEFLGSMNR
- the ligA gene encoding NAD-dependent DNA ligase LigA, with the protein product MDTFPKAEARARALRQELAHHNHRYYVLDAPEISDSQYDKLMRELQGLEEQYPQLVTPDSPTQRVGGAAVEDFGQVVHTTQMLSLANIFDDAGLTEFDERIRKLTGLSQVGYVCEPKLDGLAISLRFEDGRFVQGATRGDGTTGEDVTGNLRTIKSLPLELFPQDGVKVPRRLEVRGEVFIRKEDFRKLNEKREEAGEALFANPRNAAAGSLRQLDPRETAARPLSVYLYECVPGDGVPAFKTHTEKLEYLRTLTLPINRYQHADGADGVRQRYDESLKGRHALPFEVDGMVVKVDDEDLRRRLGQVSKSPRWAVAYKFPPEEESTTVEDIGIQVGRTGALTPVAHLKPVKVGGVTVSRATLHNEDELRRKNVRKGDTVFVRRAGDVIPEIVSVVLSKRPEDSQPFTFPTHCPVCGAVAAKDEDGAIIRCTGASCPAQLVEKVRHFASRIAMDIEGLGDKLAMQLVTSGQVKTFADLFALTRDSLLKLERMGEKSADNLLASIEGSKATTQRRFLYSLGIRHVGDSTARALAEAFPDVKSLFTASLEDISRVKDVGPVMAQVIHTFFQEPQNQAAIQALLDAGVHPAPPAVATGGPFVGKTVVLTGTMERLAREQAKEEIERRGGKVSGSVSRKTDFVVAGEDAGTKLKKAQELGVRILDEQAFLKLLEGDARA